In Chloracidobacterium sp., the following proteins share a genomic window:
- a CDS encoding four helix bundle protein codes for MSENIVLDKSLDFALRIVKPCHYLNEEKREFVLSKELLISGTNIGRHVRAAIGAENRDTFVSEFGIARRRALETEYWLLVLFHGERLTEQEYNSIEADRLELVKIISSIHSSSRPTN; via the coding sequence ATGAGTGAGAATATTGTTCTCGACAAATCCCTCGACTTCGCATTGCGGATTGTGAAGCCGTGCCACTATCTGAACGAGGAAAAGCGTGAGTTTGTTTTGTCGAAGGAGTTGCTAATCTCCGGGACAAACATCGGCAGGCACGTTCGGGCGGCAATTGGTGCCGAGAACCGAGACACATTCGTTTCAGAATTTGGCATTGCTCGCCGTCGAGCCTTGGAAACCGAGTATTGGTTATTGGTTCTATTCCATGGCGAGAGATTGACTGAGCAGGAATACAATTCTATTGAGGCAGATCGACTGGAACTGGTCAAAATAATCTCCTCGATACACTCCTCATCTCGACCTACTAATTAG
- a CDS encoding UDP-3-O-acyl-N-acetylglucosamine deacetylase: MANQTTLSRSISVSGVGLHTGVDVNMTLRGAPENTGYIFVRTDLDNFEIPASVEYISHCAYATTLMRRGVVLSTCEHLLSALRGTGIDNCFIEIDNIEIPILDGSSEAFVDLIESAGTLEQDSPRHTLKIMERVEIDQGGRRMSVEPAERFEIECLIDFPHPFINRQSLTFTLDNGSFGREIASARTFGFTHEIETLRKANLAQGGSLDNAIVLTEQGMLNETPLRFTDEFVRHKILDIIGDLALLGMPVQGKFTAEKSGHSIHAQLMSKLLRTNGAWSVI, translated from the coding sequence ATGGCAAACCAAACGACTCTCTCAAGATCGATCAGTGTCTCAGGCGTCGGGCTCCACACAGGTGTCGATGTGAATATGACGCTGCGGGGAGCGCCGGAGAATACGGGCTACATCTTTGTCCGCACGGATCTCGATAATTTTGAGATACCGGCGTCGGTCGAATACATATCACACTGTGCGTATGCGACCACGCTAATGCGACGAGGCGTGGTGCTTTCGACGTGCGAGCACCTCCTGTCTGCCCTCCGTGGCACCGGTATTGACAATTGCTTTATTGAGATCGACAACATCGAGATCCCGATCCTCGACGGTTCGAGCGAGGCCTTCGTCGATCTCATCGAGAGCGCGGGTACGCTCGAACAGGATTCGCCCAGACACACGCTGAAGATAATGGAGCGAGTCGAGATCGATCAGGGTGGCCGCCGAATGTCGGTCGAACCGGCAGAGCGATTTGAGATCGAATGTTTGATCGATTTTCCTCATCCGTTCATTAACAGACAGTCTCTCACTTTCACGTTGGACAACGGCTCGTTTGGCCGCGAGATCGCCTCCGCACGCACATTCGGCTTTACCCATGAGATCGAGACGTTGCGCAAGGCTAATCTCGCTCAAGGCGGCTCACTCGACAACGCCATTGTGCTCACGGAACAGGGTATGCTCAACGAAACACCGCTCCGTTTCACCGACGAGTTCGTCCGCCACAAGATACTCGACATCATCGGCGACCTCGCGCTGCTCGGAATGCCCGTCCAAGGCAAATTCACCGCCGAAAAGAGCGGGCATTCGATACATGCACAGCTTATGAGCAAACTGCTGAGAACCAATGGTGCTTGGTCGGTTATCTAG
- a CDS encoding enoyl-CoA hydratase/isomerase family protein, with product MLTIVSERHNSSLMIRFNRPEIRSPLSVAVLGELDVLVSEIAECKDIRAVVFAGTGDVFASGADLREIAAVTADEAPRFSRRGQRLMQSIADLPQTTIAAINGYCFGGALDLALACDRRIASPNAQFAHPGAGLGIITGWGGTQRLPRLIGTSSALEMFFTASPMDAHRALAIGLIDDISEDVVATAVNLVL from the coding sequence ATGTTGACCATCGTATCTGAGCGGCATAACAGTTCTTTGATGATCCGCTTCAACCGCCCTGAGATCCGGAGCCCGCTTTCTGTGGCGGTTCTCGGCGAATTAGATGTCTTGGTCTCAGAGATCGCAGAATGCAAAGACATTCGAGCGGTTGTATTCGCCGGAACGGGCGACGTGTTTGCATCAGGTGCAGACCTACGAGAGATCGCTGCCGTGACAGCCGACGAAGCACCCAGATTTTCCCGACGAGGCCAGAGACTGATGCAGTCGATTGCCGATCTGCCGCAAACTACCATCGCTGCGATCAACGGCTATTGCTTCGGCGGCGCGCTCGATCTCGCCCTTGCCTGCGATCGGCGGATCGCATCGCCGAATGCACAGTTCGCCCATCCCGGAGCCGGGCTCGGCATCATCACCGGCTGGGGCGGTACACAGCGTTTGCCGCGATTGATAGGCACGTCGAGTGCGTTGGAGATGTTCTTCACGGCCTCGCCGATGGACGCCCACCGAGCGCTGGCGATAGGTTTGATCGACGATATAAGTGAAGATGTAGTGGCAACTGCGGTAAACTTGGTGCTATGA
- a CDS encoding enoyl-CoA hydratase/isomerase family protein, whose translation MDEILTETAGSIAIITLNRPEKRNALNDELIAALKTALREADADDSIKCIVIRGAGKDFCSGADLSALQKIANASLEENLEDARSLGELYKLIREVRQPVIAAVKGRALAGGCGLAMACDLIVAETNAKFGFPEVKIGFVPAMVAAIVHRSMSERRAFATLTLGEEMSAQALSDSGIVHAVADEARFESTLATVTDRYTALSASAVQMTKGLLYDIDGLDFASAIEQGANVNAEARMTEDCQRGIAKFLEK comes from the coding sequence ATGGATGAGATCTTAACCGAAACCGCTGGATCGATTGCGATCATTACACTCAACCGGCCTGAGAAACGTAATGCGCTGAATGACGAGTTGATCGCGGCGTTGAAGACGGCTTTGCGTGAAGCTGATGCTGATGATTCGATAAAGTGCATCGTCATTCGCGGTGCGGGGAAGGATTTTTGTTCGGGGGCGGATCTTTCTGCATTGCAGAAGATCGCTAATGCGTCACTCGAGGAGAATCTTGAGGATGCGCGGTCGCTTGGCGAATTGTACAAGCTGATTCGCGAGGTGAGGCAGCCTGTGATCGCGGCGGTGAAAGGAAGGGCGTTGGCGGGCGGCTGCGGGCTGGCGATGGCTTGCGATCTTATTGTGGCGGAGACTAACGCCAAGTTCGGGTTTCCTGAGGTCAAGATCGGGTTCGTGCCGGCGATGGTGGCGGCGATCGTGCATCGCAGCATGTCCGAACGCCGTGCCTTTGCGACGCTCACTCTTGGCGAAGAGATGTCTGCCCAAGCCTTATCAGACTCCGGCATCGTGCATGCTGTCGCCGACGAAGCCCGGTTCGAATCCACGCTCGCTACCGTCACCGACCGCTACACCGCCCTTAGTGCCTCCGCCGTCCAGATGACGAAAGGCTTGCTCTACGATATTGATGGGTTAGATTTCGCTTCGGCAATTGAACAAGGCGCGAACGTAAATGCTGAAGCTCGTATGACCGAAGATTGTCAGAGAGGAATCGCTAAGTTTTTGGAGAAGTAG
- a CDS encoding inorganic pyrophosphatase, whose amino-acid sequence MFRTNKAHPWHGIEIGPDAPAEVTVFVEIVPGDTVKYEVDKPSGYLKIDRPQQYSNVVPANYGFIPKTYCGDSIAALAASGSGKAVAKGDGDPLDILVLSEHHIPRGDIILKARPIGGFCLLDGGEADDKIIAVLKGDKVYGQYAEMTELPDGIMSRIEHYFLTYKSLPDEPNRCEIAYFYGRERAYGIIKTAIDDYHSLTAK is encoded by the coding sequence ATGTTCCGAACCAACAAAGCCCATCCGTGGCACGGGATCGAGATCGGCCCGGACGCGCCTGCTGAGGTCACTGTCTTTGTCGAGATAGTGCCCGGTGATACGGTCAAGTACGAGGTCGATAAACCGAGCGGCTATCTCAAGATCGACCGCCCGCAGCAGTATTCAAACGTCGTCCCGGCCAACTACGGCTTTATCCCGAAAACTTACTGCGGTGACAGTATTGCTGCGTTGGCCGCCAGCGGTTCCGGCAAAGCTGTTGCCAAAGGCGACGGCGATCCGCTCGACATCCTTGTTCTTAGCGAACACCATATCCCTCGCGGCGACATCATCCTGAAAGCTCGTCCGATCGGCGGCTTTTGCCTGCTCGATGGCGGTGAAGCTGACGACAAGATAATAGCGGTGCTCAAGGGCGATAAGGTTTACGGCCAATATGCCGAAATGACGGAGCTGCCCGACGGCATCATGAGCCGCATCGAGCATTACTTCTTGACCTACAAATCCCTGCCCGACGAACCGAACCGCTGCGAGATCGCATATTTTTATGGGCGAGAGCGTGCTTACGGCATCATCAAGACGGCGATAGACGATTACCATAGTTTGACGGCCAAATAA
- a CDS encoding EVE domain-containing protein, protein MNYWMVKQEPTAYSWDDFVKEGKTDWTGVRNFKARNFLRDMKNGDKVYFYHSVVGKEVVGIAKVTKEAFPDPTDTAWHAVELTPEKPLKKPVTLEAIKGNKALANIYLVRQPRFSVMPLTRDEFEEILSMSK, encoded by the coding sequence ATGAACTACTGGATGGTGAAACAGGAGCCTACCGCGTATTCGTGGGACGACTTTGTTAAAGAAGGCAAGACCGACTGGACCGGCGTCAGGAACTTTAAGGCTCGAAATTTCTTGCGTGATATGAAGAACGGCGACAAGGTATATTTTTATCACTCGGTCGTCGGCAAAGAGGTCGTGGGCATTGCGAAGGTGACGAAAGAGGCCTTTCCCGACCCGACCGACACTGCGTGGCACGCCGTCGAATTGACGCCCGAGAAGCCACTAAAGAAGCCGGTCACGCTCGAAGCTATCAAGGGCAACAAAGCCCTCGCAAACATCTACCTCGTCCGTCAGCCACGATTCTCGGTGATGCCGCTGACCAGGGACGAGTTTGAAGAGATCCTGAGCATGTCGAAGTAG
- a CDS encoding acyl-CoA carboxylase subunit beta, translating into MTKSDAPRLRSLTDDYLRLEKTLKLGGGPDKVAKIHKQGKLSARERIALLLDTDTYSQEIGLLVAYDEYDGQAPAAAVVTVVGKVEGRECVIVANDATIKAGAWYPETIKKILRAQEIAMRNRVPIVYLVDSAGVNLPYQGGVFPGQYGAARIFYYNSIMRHYLKVPQIAAVMGMCVAGGAYLPALSDVILMVEGTSFMGLGGANLVKGATGQTIDNETLGGAMTHNSISGVAHYRTKDDKECIEKIRQLVTELPVRSADTPVRIGGSSAEKATERKSDARAEKSVRAPSALYDLLPSDHRAPYDMHAVLNTFLDGPIDEFQTDFAKEMICGTARIGGHLVGVIANSRAMSKGKNGPRFGGIVYTESAEKTAYFIENCDRHDTPLLFVQDVSGFMVGADAEHSGIIRAGARFVEAMATAKVPKLVLTINHASGAGYYAMAGQGFDPDFIFSLPTGRMGVMEGDSAVQAIFGTQLDKLKASGQEPDDALKAEMQKVRDTYDRELDAKHAAARGLVDAILIPENVRDALILALETCQNTSSPHIGAFVLPPIS; encoded by the coding sequence ATGACAAAATCTGACGCCCCGCGTTTGCGCTCACTTACAGACGATTACCTCCGCCTCGAGAAAACCTTAAAACTTGGCGGCGGGCCGGACAAGGTCGCGAAGATTCACAAGCAGGGCAAGCTAAGCGCCCGCGAGCGGATAGCCCTGCTGCTCGATACCGATACTTATAGCCAGGAGATCGGCCTGCTCGTCGCTTATGACGAATACGACGGCCAGGCTCCGGCCGCCGCGGTGGTCACCGTCGTTGGCAAGGTCGAAGGCCGCGAATGTGTCATCGTCGCCAACGACGCCACCATTAAGGCAGGCGCGTGGTATCCCGAGACGATCAAGAAGATCCTCAGGGCACAGGAGATCGCGATGCGTAATCGCGTGCCCATCGTGTATCTCGTTGATTCTGCAGGCGTTAACCTGCCATATCAGGGCGGCGTGTTCCCGGGGCAATACGGTGCCGCTCGAATCTTTTATTACAACTCGATCATGCGGCATTACCTTAAAGTCCCGCAGATCGCCGCCGTTATGGGAATGTGCGTCGCCGGCGGCGCGTACCTGCCCGCGCTCAGCGACGTGATCCTGATGGTCGAGGGCACGAGCTTTATGGGCCTCGGCGGGGCAAACCTCGTCAAAGGCGCCACGGGCCAGACCATCGACAACGAAACACTGGGTGGCGCAATGACGCACAACTCGATCTCCGGCGTCGCGCACTATCGCACGAAAGACGACAAAGAGTGCATCGAGAAGATACGGCAACTTGTCACAGAACTGCCAGTTCGGAGTGCAGACACTCCTGTCCGCATCGGCGGTTCCTCCGCCGAGAAAGCAACCGAGCGTAAAAGCGACGCTCGCGCGGAAAAGAGTGTCCGCGCTCCTTCGGCACTCTACGATCTCCTTCCCTCCGACCATCGAGCACCGTATGACATGCACGCGGTATTGAATACATTCCTCGACGGTCCAATCGACGAATTCCAGACGGACTTTGCCAAGGAAATGATCTGCGGCACGGCGCGAATCGGCGGGCATCTGGTCGGGGTGATCGCAAACTCGCGTGCGATGTCAAAGGGCAAGAACGGACCGCGTTTTGGCGGGATCGTTTACACCGAATCCGCCGAGAAGACCGCCTATTTCATCGAAAACTGCGACCGTCACGACACGCCGCTGCTCTTTGTTCAGGACGTCTCCGGCTTCATGGTCGGGGCCGACGCCGAGCATAGCGGCATCATCCGCGCGGGAGCGAGGTTTGTCGAAGCGATGGCAACTGCCAAGGTCCCAAAACTCGTCCTTACCATCAACCACGCCAGCGGTGCGGGCTACTACGCAATGGCGGGGCAGGGATTCGATCCCGACTTCATCTTCTCGCTGCCGACCGGCCGCATGGGCGTGATGGAAGGCGACAGCGCAGTGCAGGCGATTTTTGGCACGCAGCTCGATAAACTAAAAGCCTCGGGCCAGGAACCCGACGATGCCCTCAAGGCCGAGATGCAAAAGGTCCGTGATACTTACGACCGCGAACTCGACGCGAAACACGCCGCCGCCCGCGGCCTCGTCGATGCCATTCTCATTCCCGAAAACGTCCGCGATGCACTCATCCTCGCTCTCGAAACGTGCCAAAATACATCGTCGCCGCATATCGGTGCCTTTGTCTTGCCGCCCATCAGCTAG
- the tnpA gene encoding IS200/IS605 family transposase has protein sequence MPWVKVWLHFVWTTKNRHPFLTDEIRQKVFEHIRENAWEKGIFIDFRNGWLEHVHCLISLGTDQTLEKIMQLIKGESSFWINKQKLTKTKFAWQDEYFVVSVNEETLPSVRRYIAKQEEHHKKVPFDDEFDSFLKRAGFQKFKDAPE, from the coding sequence ATGCCTTGGGTCAAAGTTTGGTTACATTTTGTTTGGACGACGAAGAACAGACATCCATTTCTGACGGATGAGATTCGCCAGAAAGTCTTTGAGCACATTCGCGAGAATGCGTGGGAGAAGGGCATTTTTATTGATTTCAGAAATGGCTGGCTCGAACATGTTCATTGTTTGATCTCGCTTGGAACCGATCAGACGCTTGAGAAAATAATGCAGTTGATCAAAGGCGAGTCGTCTTTTTGGATCAATAAACAGAAGCTGACGAAAACCAAATTTGCATGGCAAGATGAGTATTTTGTCGTCTCTGTAAATGAAGAGACTTTGCCGAGTGTTAGAAGATATATCGCGAAGCAGGAAGAACATCACAAGAAGGTTCCGTTTGATGACGAGTTTGATAGCTTCTTGAAGCGTGCCGGGTTTCAGAAGTTTAAAGATGCTCCGGAATAG